Proteins co-encoded in one Deferribacterota bacterium genomic window:
- a CDS encoding ABC transporter ATP-binding protein — MLSIRNLTVEYVSAKERFYILKNLSFKLTKGEILGIAGESGSGKTILCKTILGLINKPIMLTDGKILYENSAVVSSKDFKNIRGRKISIILQNPTTSLNPTVKIGRQLIEAITLKDHKMNKKDAREKALELLQSVEIDNPVERMENYPFNLSGGMNQRINIALALATNPKILLADEPTTALDVSIQAEILKLLKKLQSKNELSILFISHDISLLAKIAHKIIIVYAGELMEVLTPPFKLKNIKHPYTYSLFRCIPTLENDIEILETIPGTIEKNDLSKNNCCIFHSRCFRKTDRCLFEKPPFENNLRCFNPL, encoded by the coding sequence ATGCTATCAATAAGAAATTTAACAGTTGAATATGTAAGCGCAAAAGAAAGATTCTACATACTAAAAAACTTATCGTTTAAGCTAACTAAAGGTGAAATCTTAGGTATTGCTGGTGAGTCTGGCAGTGGTAAAACTATTCTTTGTAAAACAATACTTGGTTTAATTAATAAACCAATAATGTTAACAGATGGAAAAATACTATATGAAAATAGTGCTGTTGTTAGTAGCAAAGATTTTAAAAACATTAGAGGGAGAAAGATATCTATTATATTACAAAACCCTACCACCTCTCTAAATCCAACAGTTAAAATAGGCAGGCAGCTAATAGAAGCTATTACTCTAAAAGATCACAAAATGAACAAGAAAGATGCTAGAGAAAAGGCTTTAGAGCTCCTACAAAGTGTTGAAATTGATAACCCAGTGGAGAGAATGGAGAATTACCCCTTTAACTTAAGTGGGGGGATGAATCAAAGGATAAACATTGCTCTAGCTCTTGCAACAAATCCTAAAATATTATTGGCAGATGAGCCAACAACGGCACTGGATGTTTCAATACAAGCAGAAATACTAAAATTACTTAAAAAATTGCAATCTAAAAATGAGCTTTCAATACTCTTTATCTCTCACGATATCTCTCTTCTTGCAAAAATTGCCCATAAAATAATCATAGTTTATGCTGGTGAGTTAATGGAAGTTTTAACTCCCCCCTTTAAATTAAAGAATATAAAACATCCATACACTTATTCACTCTTTAGATGTATACCCACATTAGAAAATGACATTGAAATACTAGAGACAATCCCTGGAACAATAGAGAAGAATGACTTATCAAAAAATAATTGCTGCATCTTTCATTCTAGATGTTTTAGAAAAACTGATAGATGCCTTTTT